From a single Okeanomitos corallinicola TIOX110 genomic region:
- a CDS encoding class I SAM-dependent methyltransferase has translation MVNEYSGITDYYDLLVMSGYYNYQKIASEVYSIIGSGCRILELGVGTGLLVQEYMKIDPNCEFTGVDITQSMIEIAQKRLGNGVTLIQGDAKTMQLNMTFDAVISNGGVWLFLDWGDRWELASHIPNLESNYHSLKNLACHLRAGGLFVLNLQKPGVNMEKSLPDGIVYSQIIEELENTNDYRTHQKSYFFKKNGEILAEEKLMVTSFKQKVYEKLLDEAGFVFQGINGIASMAIYKKR, from the coding sequence ATGGTTAATGAATATAGTGGAATAACTGATTATTACGATCTTCTGGTCATGTCTGGTTATTACAATTACCAGAAAATAGCATCGGAAGTATACTCAATCATAGGTAGTGGTTGTCGAATTCTAGAGTTAGGAGTAGGAACAGGATTACTTGTACAAGAGTACATGAAAATTGATCCAAATTGTGAGTTTACAGGTGTTGATATTACACAATCAATGATTGAAATCGCTCAGAAACGTTTGGGAAATGGTGTCACATTGATTCAAGGTGATGCCAAAACTATGCAATTAAATATGACTTTCGATGCGGTTATATCTAATGGGGGTGTATGGCTATTCCTTGATTGGGGCGATCGCTGGGAATTAGCCAGTCATATTCCCAATCTTGAATCTAACTATCATAGCTTGAAAAACTTAGCTTGCCACTTACGAGCAGGGGGATTATTTGTATTAAATCTCCAAAAACCTGGAGTAAACATGGAAAAATCTTTACCTGACGGTATTGTTTATTCACAAATCATTGAAGAATTAGAGAATACAAATGATTATCGTACCCACCAAAAAAGTTATTTCTTTAAAAAGAATGGAGAGATTTTAGCTGAGGAAAAGCTTATGGTTACTTCTTTCAAACAAAAGGTTTATGAAAAATTATTGGATGAAGCTGGATTTGTTTTTCAAGGAATAAATGGTATTGCTAGTATGGCAATTTATAAAAAGCGATAA